One segment of Streptomyces sp. YIM 121038 DNA contains the following:
- a CDS encoding MBL fold metallo-hydrolase, whose product MTYSGAVKVGGPADVHELRDLMISKVAVGPMNNNAYLLRCRATDEQLLIDAANEPRTLLTLIGDDGIAAVVTTHQHGDHWQALEEVVGATGARTYAGREDAEGIPVPTQVLVDDGDTIEFGRISLTARHLVGHTPGSIALVYDDPHGHPHVFTGDCLFPGGVGNTWKDPERFASLIDDVETKIFGTLPDETWVYPGHGDDTTLGAERPHLPEWRERGW is encoded by the coding sequence ATGACGTACAGCGGAGCGGTGAAGGTCGGCGGACCCGCGGACGTGCACGAGCTGCGGGACCTGATGATCTCGAAGGTCGCGGTCGGGCCGATGAACAACAACGCCTATCTGCTGCGCTGTCGGGCCACCGACGAGCAGCTCCTGATCGACGCGGCGAACGAGCCCCGGACCCTGCTGACCCTGATCGGCGACGACGGCATCGCGGCCGTCGTCACCACCCACCAGCACGGCGACCACTGGCAGGCCCTGGAGGAGGTCGTCGGGGCGACGGGCGCACGGACGTACGCGGGCCGCGAGGACGCCGAGGGCATCCCGGTGCCGACGCAGGTCCTCGTCGACGACGGCGACACGATCGAATTCGGCCGGATCTCGCTCACCGCGCGCCATCTCGTGGGGCACACGCCGGGCTCCATCGCCCTCGTCTACGACGACCCGCACGGCCATCCGCACGTCTTCACGGGCGACTGCCTCTTCCCCGGGGGCGTCGGCAACACGTGGAAGGACCCGGAGCGGTTCGCGAGCCTCATCGACGACGTCGAGACGAAGATCTTCGGCACGCTTCCGGACGAGACCTGGGTGTACCCCGGGCACGGCGACGACACGACGCTCGGCGCGGAGCGCCCGCACCTGCCGGAGTGGCGCGAGCGCGGCTGGTGA
- a CDS encoding maleylpyruvate isomerase family mycothiol-dependent enzyme encodes MIDHVRDLASVRDATERLLSAVSSWDNAAAAEPSRLPGWSRGHVLTHLARNADALVNVLAGRPMYTSAEARDGDIERGAPRPLAEQIEDLRLSAARFQDEADRPADWSRTVELRNGVTDSASRVPFRRWIEMELHHVDLGVGYELEDLPADFVEREIDFLTARFLGKADVPATRVTDGTRAWGTGRAPESPDKPEVTVSGPAPALLGWLAGRRDPAELAAALTVEGGPLPSLPAL; translated from the coding sequence ATGATTGATCATGTGCGCGACCTGGCGTCTGTACGTGACGCGACCGAAAGGCTGCTGAGCGCAGTCTCCTCATGGGACAACGCCGCGGCCGCCGAGCCGTCACGGCTTCCGGGCTGGAGCCGTGGCCACGTCCTCACCCACCTCGCGCGGAACGCCGACGCTCTGGTGAACGTTCTCGCAGGCCGCCCCATGTACACGAGCGCCGAGGCCCGCGACGGCGACATCGAGCGGGGCGCGCCGCGGCCCCTGGCCGAGCAGATCGAGGACCTGCGGCTCTCCGCGGCCCGCTTCCAGGACGAGGCCGACCGGCCCGCGGACTGGTCCCGGACGGTGGAGCTGCGCAACGGCGTCACGGACTCCGCGTCCCGGGTGCCGTTCCGGCGGTGGATCGAGATGGAGCTGCACCACGTGGACCTGGGCGTGGGGTACGAGCTGGAGGACCTGCCCGCCGACTTCGTGGAGCGCGAGATCGACTTCCTCACGGCCCGCTTCCTGGGGAAGGCCGACGTCCCCGCGACCCGTGTCACCGACGGCACGCGCGCGTGGGGCACGGGCCGCGCCCCGGAGAGCCCGGACAAGCCCGAGGTCACCGTCAGCGGCCCGGCACCCGCCCTGCTCGGCTGGCTCGCGGGCCGCCGCGACCCGGCGGAGCTCGCCGCCGCCCTGACCGTCGAAGGCGGTCCGCTCCCCTCCCTGCCCGCGCTCTAG
- a CDS encoding papain-like cysteine protease family protein has protein sequence MHHRSSNSSRRRRLSALAVAVTALAAVPTATAVAAPHDTAAPRSTASSVSAPAAGERVAAPSALAAKRLNLTMQAQQKTNWCWAAAGNTIATFMGKNYSQNQFCNAAFNRSQNTECPNNQATLGNVQTALGWMGINRGSYVTGWLRYDTVQAEVNANRPVETRIQWSNGGGHMHTLYGYDTANSWVYWGDPWPSNDRYNWASHSWYTNNNTFSWTHSLYRIGA, from the coding sequence ATGCACCACAGATCCAGCAACTCCAGTCGGCGGAGACGGCTTTCCGCCCTCGCCGTCGCCGTGACGGCCCTGGCGGCCGTGCCGACGGCAACGGCCGTTGCGGCCCCGCACGACACCGCCGCGCCGCGCTCCACAGCGTCCTCCGTGTCGGCCCCCGCGGCCGGTGAGCGCGTCGCAGCCCCGTCCGCCCTCGCGGCCAAGCGCCTGAACCTCACCATGCAGGCACAGCAGAAGACCAACTGGTGCTGGGCGGCGGCGGGCAACACCATCGCCACCTTCATGGGCAAGAACTACTCCCAGAACCAGTTCTGCAACGCGGCCTTCAACCGCAGCCAGAACACCGAGTGCCCCAACAACCAGGCCACCCTGGGCAACGTGCAGACCGCCCTGGGCTGGATGGGCATCAACCGCGGCTCGTACGTCACCGGCTGGCTGCGGTACGACACCGTGCAGGCCGAGGTCAACGCCAACCGTCCCGTCGAGACCCGCATCCAGTGGTCCAACGGCGGCGGCCACATGCACACCCTCTACGGCTACGACACCGCCAACAGCTGGGTCTACTGGGGCGACCCGTGGCCGTCGAACGACCGCTACAACTGGGCGTCGCACTCCTGGTACACCAACAACAACACGTTCTCCTGGACCCACTCGCTGTACCGGATAGGGGCGTGA
- a CDS encoding carbohydrate kinase yields the protein MIVAAGEALIDLVPQDAGPPADAALAPLAPRLGGGPFNTAVALGRLGSPAGFCSRVSCDAFGEALLARLRTAGVDVSLVQRGTEPTTLALTSIAADGSAGYSFYVDGTADRLFAAPARLPDGVRAMTFGTCSMVLEPGASAYEELMRRAAAQGVFTALDPNIRAGLIPDADAYRARFKSWLPSVALLKLSEEDARWLGGTPQEWLASGPAAVVVTRGGDGLSVLTRACGEVDVPGVPVDVVDTIGAGDTVNAALLHSLAARDALSADAVAGLDAEAWTDVLGFAARAAAVTCSRAGAEPPYAAEVDG from the coding sequence GTGATAGTCGCCGCAGGTGAAGCCCTCATCGACCTCGTTCCGCAGGACGCCGGTCCGCCGGCGGACGCGGCCCTCGCCCCGCTCGCGCCCCGGCTCGGCGGCGGGCCCTTCAACACCGCGGTCGCGCTCGGCCGCCTCGGCTCCCCCGCCGGCTTCTGCTCCCGCGTCTCGTGCGACGCGTTCGGCGAGGCGCTGCTCGCGCGGCTGCGGACGGCCGGTGTCGACGTCTCGCTGGTGCAGCGCGGCACCGAGCCGACGACGCTGGCCCTGACCTCGATCGCCGCGGACGGCTCGGCGGGCTACTCCTTCTACGTCGACGGCACGGCCGACCGGCTCTTCGCCGCGCCCGCGCGCCTTCCCGACGGCGTACGGGCCATGACGTTCGGGACCTGCTCGATGGTCCTGGAGCCGGGTGCGAGCGCGTACGAGGAGCTGATGCGGCGCGCGGCGGCGCAGGGCGTGTTCACGGCCCTCGACCCCAACATCCGTGCCGGGCTCATCCCCGACGCGGACGCCTACCGCGCCCGCTTCAAGAGCTGGCTGCCGTCGGTGGCGCTCCTGAAGCTGTCGGAGGAGGACGCGCGCTGGCTGGGCGGCACGCCCCAGGAGTGGCTGGCGTCCGGGCCCGCCGCCGTCGTGGTCACGCGGGGCGGCGACGGCCTGTCGGTGCTCACGCGCGCGTGCGGCGAGGTCGATGTGCCGGGCGTCCCCGTGGACGTCGTGGACACGATCGGCGCGGGCGACACGGTCAACGCGGCGCTGCTGCACTCCCTGGCTGCCCGGGACGCGCTGTCGGCGGACGCCGTGGCCGGGCTCGACGCCGAAGCGTGGACGGACGTCCTGGGCTTCGCGGCGCGCGCGGCGGCCGTGACCTGCTCGCGGGCGGGCGCCGAGCCGCCGTACGCGGCGGAGGTGGACGGGTAA
- a CDS encoding crotonase/enoyl-CoA hydratase family protein, protein MPTPAGPAVRVERSGPVTTVVLSRPDVRNAVDGPTARALADAFRAFDADPEASVAVLWGEGGTFCAGADLKAMGTPEGNDVAEVDGAHDGPMGPTRLALTKPVIAAISGHAVAGGLELALWCDLRVVEDDAVLGVFCRRWGVPLIDGGTVRLPRIIGEGRALDLILTGRPVDAAEALGMGLVSRVVPPGTARAAAERLAAEIAAFPQTCLRHDRLSVREQHGLPEQQALAGELRHGLHALAEAAEGAARFTAGAGRHGAFGEG, encoded by the coding sequence ATGCCCACACCCGCAGGGCCCGCCGTCCGTGTCGAACGGAGCGGACCCGTCACCACCGTGGTCCTCTCCCGACCGGACGTGCGCAACGCCGTCGACGGCCCCACCGCCCGCGCCCTGGCCGACGCCTTCCGCGCCTTCGACGCCGACCCGGAAGCGTCCGTCGCCGTCCTGTGGGGCGAAGGCGGCACCTTCTGCGCGGGCGCCGACCTCAAGGCGATGGGCACGCCGGAGGGCAACGACGTCGCCGAGGTGGACGGCGCGCACGACGGCCCCATGGGGCCCACCCGGCTCGCGCTCACCAAGCCCGTCATCGCCGCGATCTCGGGGCACGCCGTCGCGGGTGGCCTGGAGCTGGCCCTCTGGTGCGATCTGCGGGTCGTCGAGGACGACGCCGTGCTCGGCGTGTTCTGCCGCCGCTGGGGCGTGCCGCTCATCGACGGCGGGACGGTACGCCTGCCCCGGATCATCGGCGAGGGCCGCGCCCTCGACCTGATCCTCACCGGCCGGCCCGTGGACGCCGCCGAGGCCCTCGGGATGGGGCTCGTCAGTCGCGTCGTACCGCCGGGCACCGCCCGTGCCGCAGCCGAGCGGCTGGCCGCCGAGATCGCCGCGTTCCCGCAGACCTGTCTGCGGCACGACCGGCTCTCCGTCCGTGAACAGCACGGGCTGCCCGAACAGCAGGCGCTGGCGGGCGAGTTGCGGCACGGCCTGCACGCGCTCGCGGAAGCAGCCGAAGGCGCCGCCCGTTTCACCGCCGGAGCGGGACGGCACGGCGCCTTCGGAGAGGGCTGA
- a CDS encoding YceI family protein yields the protein MSFETTDAAVATTPLPLPAGRWAIDPFHSAVNFTIRHLGISKVRGRFAEFDAELVVGETLETSSVTSTIQLASIDTGNADRDAHVRASDLLDVEHRPTMTFRSTRLEGAGEDWTMAGELTIGEVTRPVTLAVEFGGLGEFGEVRHAGFEATGEIRRSEYGLSFAPGMLGEVVKIQLDMQFLEPGKGDA from the coding sequence ATGAGCTTCGAAACCACTGACGCGGCCGTTGCCACCACCCCTCTTCCTCTGCCCGCGGGCCGCTGGGCCATCGATCCGTTCCACTCCGCGGTGAACTTCACGATCCGTCACCTGGGCATCTCCAAGGTGCGGGGCCGCTTCGCCGAGTTCGACGCGGAGCTCGTCGTGGGCGAGACCCTGGAGACCAGCTCCGTGACGTCCACGATCCAGCTGGCGTCGATCGACACCGGCAACGCGGACCGTGACGCGCACGTCCGCGCGTCCGACCTGCTCGACGTGGAGCACCGCCCCACCATGACCTTCCGCTCCACCCGCCTTGAGGGCGCGGGCGAGGACTGGACGATGGCGGGCGAGCTGACCATCGGCGAGGTGACGCGCCCGGTGACGCTCGCCGTGGAGTTCGGCGGGCTCGGCGAGTTCGGTGAGGTCCGGCACGCCGGTTTCGAGGCGACGGGCGAGATCCGGCGCAGCGAGTACGGCCTGTCCTTCGCTCCCGGGATGCTCGGTGAGGTCGTCAAGATCCAGCTGGACATGCAGTTCCTGGAGCCCGGGAAGGGCGACGCGTAA
- the aroQ gene encoding type II 3-dehydroquinate dehydratase: MPHTLATAPIMILNGPNLNLLGKRQPEIYGTDTLADVEVRCAEAAAAHGGTVDLRQSNHEGELVDWIHEAREHHVGIVINPAAYSHTSVAILDALNTCDGMPVVEVHISNIHQREAFRHHSYVSQRADGVIAGCGVQGYVFGVERVAALVTRG, encoded by the coding sequence GTGCCCCACACCCTCGCCACCGCCCCGATCATGATCCTGAACGGGCCCAACCTGAACCTCCTGGGCAAGCGGCAGCCGGAGATCTACGGCACCGACACGCTCGCCGACGTCGAGGTCCGCTGCGCCGAGGCGGCCGCGGCGCACGGCGGGACGGTCGACCTCAGGCAGTCCAACCACGAGGGCGAGCTGGTGGACTGGATCCACGAGGCGCGCGAGCACCACGTGGGCATCGTCATCAACCCCGCCGCCTACTCCCACACGTCCGTCGCGATCCTGGACGCGCTCAACACCTGTGACGGCATGCCGGTGGTGGAGGTCCACATCTCCAACATCCACCAGCGGGAGGCCTTCCGGCACCACTCGTACGTCTCGCAGCGCGCCGACGGCGTCATCGCGGGCTGCGGGGTGCAGGGCTACGTCTTCGGGGTGGAGCGGGTGGCCGCGCTGGTGACGCGGGGCTGA
- a CDS encoding Rieske (2Fe-2S) protein: MSGTPHARRTVLRAAALAPVAGLGLTACSSGDGNGSRSAPTEPVDLGAADEVAVGGSKLYTDHNVVVSRIADDEYKAFSTICTHARCPIHKLQGSKLTCQCHGSQFDARNGKVLHEPAVAPLEELPVKVAGGKIVAGPGA, translated from the coding sequence ATGTCCGGCACCCCTCACGCCCGTCGCACCGTGCTGCGCGCGGCCGCGCTCGCCCCGGTCGCCGGGCTCGGTCTGACGGCCTGCTCGTCCGGCGACGGCAACGGCAGCCGCTCCGCGCCGACCGAGCCGGTGGACCTGGGCGCGGCCGACGAGGTGGCCGTGGGCGGCTCGAAGCTGTACACCGACCACAACGTGGTGGTCAGCAGGATCGCGGACGACGAGTACAAGGCGTTCAGCACGATCTGCACGCACGCGCGGTGCCCCATCCACAAGCTCCAGGGCAGCAAGCTGACCTGTCAGTGCCACGGCAGCCAGTTCGACGCGAGGAACGGCAAGGTGCTGCACGAGCCCGCCGTGGCCCCCCTGGAGGAGCTGCCCGTGAAGGTGGCGGGCGGCAAGATCGTGGCGGGCCCCGGGGCCTGA
- the uvrA gene encoding excinuclease ABC subunit UvrA codes for MADRLIVRGAREHNLKNVSLDLPRDSLIVFTGLSGSGKSSLAFDTIFAEGQRRYVESLSSYARQFLGQMDKPDVDFIEGLSPAVSIDQKSTSRNPRSTVGTITEVYDYLRLLFARIGKPHCPECRRPISRQSPQAIVDKVLELPEGSRFQVLSPLVRERKGEFVDLFADLQTKGYSRARVDGATIQLSEPPTLKKQEKHTIEVVVDRLTVKESAKRRLTDSVETALGLSGGMVVLDFVDLPEDDPERERMYSEHLYCPYDDLSFEELEPRSFSFNSPFGACPDCTGIGTRMEVDPELLVPDEEKSLDEGAIHPWSHGHTKDYFGRLVGALADALGFSMDMPWAGLPQRAKKALLYGHKTQIEVRYRNRYGRERVYTTAFEGAVPFVKRRHSEAESDSSRERFEGYMREVPCPTCEGTRLKPIVLAVTVMDRSIAEVSAMSISDCADFLAQLKLTARDKKIAERVLKEVNERLRFLVDVGLDYLSLNRAAGTLSGGEAQRIRLATQIGSGLVGVLYVLDEPSIGLHQRDNHRLIETLVRLRDMGNTLIVVEHDEDTIKVADWVVDIGPGAGEHGGKVVHSGSLKELLANDESMTGQYLSGKKEIPVPDVRRPADPSRQLTVHGARENNLQDIDVSFPLGVLTAVTGVSGSGKSTLVNDILYTHLARELNGARSVPGRHTRVEGDDLVDKVVHVDQSPIGRTPRSNPATYTGVFDHVRKLFAETTEAKVRGYLPGRFSFNVKGGRCENCSGDGTIKIEMNFLPDVYVPCEVCHGARYNRETLDVHYKGKSIAEVLDMPIEEALDFFEAVPGIARHLRTLHEVGLGYVRLGQSAPTLSGGEAQRVKLASELQKRSTGRTVYVLDEPTTGLHFEDISKLIKVLSGLVDKGNTVIVIEHNLDVIKTADWVVDMGPEGGSGGGLVVAEGTPEQVAGVPASHTGKFLRDIVAADRISDASPSPARRTRKKAAVAATSAPAKKTATARTAKTAAAKKATASTTKASTKASTEKATAKKAPAKKATAKKTVTKKAVAKKAPAKKAASRKA; via the coding sequence GTGGCCGACCGTCTCATCGTCCGTGGCGCGCGCGAGCACAATCTCAAGAACGTCTCGCTCGACCTCCCGCGTGACTCCCTCATCGTCTTCACCGGTCTGTCCGGGTCCGGCAAGTCCTCGCTCGCGTTCGACACGATCTTCGCCGAGGGCCAGCGCCGGTACGTCGAGTCCCTCTCGTCGTACGCGCGCCAGTTCCTCGGCCAGATGGACAAGCCCGACGTCGACTTCATCGAGGGCCTCTCGCCCGCGGTCTCCATCGACCAGAAGTCGACCTCGCGCAACCCGCGCTCGACGGTCGGCACCATCACCGAGGTGTACGACTATCTGCGCCTGCTGTTCGCGCGCATCGGCAAGCCGCACTGCCCCGAGTGCCGCCGCCCGATCAGCCGCCAGTCGCCGCAGGCCATCGTCGACAAGGTCCTCGAGCTGCCCGAGGGCAGCCGCTTCCAGGTCCTGTCGCCGCTGGTGCGCGAGCGCAAGGGCGAGTTCGTCGACCTCTTCGCCGACCTCCAGACGAAGGGGTACAGCCGCGCCCGGGTCGACGGCGCCACGATCCAGCTCTCCGAGCCCCCCACGCTGAAGAAGCAGGAGAAGCACACCATCGAGGTGGTCGTCGACCGCCTCACGGTCAAGGAGAGCGCCAAGCGCCGCCTGACCGACTCCGTGGAGACCGCGCTCGGCCTCTCCGGAGGCATGGTCGTGCTCGACTTCGTCGACCTCCCCGAGGACGACCCCGAGCGCGAGCGCATGTACTCGGAGCACCTGTACTGCCCGTACGACGACCTGTCCTTCGAGGAGCTGGAGCCCCGCTCCTTCTCCTTCAACTCGCCCTTCGGCGCCTGCCCCGACTGCACCGGCATCGGCACGCGCATGGAGGTCGACCCCGAGCTCCTCGTCCCCGACGAGGAGAAGTCGCTCGACGAGGGCGCCATCCACCCCTGGTCGCACGGCCACACGAAGGACTACTTCGGCCGTCTGGTCGGAGCCCTCGCCGACGCGCTCGGCTTCTCCATGGACATGCCCTGGGCGGGCCTCCCGCAGCGCGCCAAGAAGGCCCTGCTCTACGGCCACAAGACCCAGATCGAAGTCCGCTACCGCAACCGGTACGGCCGCGAGCGGGTCTACACCACCGCCTTCGAAGGCGCCGTCCCCTTCGTCAAGCGGCGCCACTCCGAGGCGGAGAGCGACTCCAGCCGCGAGCGCTTCGAGGGCTATATGCGCGAGGTGCCGTGCCCCACCTGTGAGGGCACGCGCCTGAAGCCGATCGTCCTGGCCGTCACGGTCATGGACCGGTCCATCGCCGAGGTCTCCGCGATGTCCATCAGCGACTGCGCGGACTTCCTCGCCCAGCTGAAGCTGACCGCCCGCGACAAGAAGATCGCCGAGCGCGTCCTCAAGGAGGTCAACGAGCGGCTGCGCTTCCTCGTCGACGTCGGCCTCGACTATCTGTCCCTGAACCGCGCCGCGGGCACCCTCTCCGGCGGCGAGGCCCAGCGCATCCGCCTGGCCACCCAGATCGGCTCCGGCCTGGTCGGCGTGCTCTACGTCCTCGACGAGCCCTCCATCGGCCTGCACCAGCGGGACAACCACCGCCTCATCGAGACCCTGGTCCGGCTGCGCGACATGGGCAACACCCTGATCGTGGTCGAGCACGACGAGGACACCATCAAGGTCGCCGACTGGGTCGTCGACATCGGCCCCGGCGCGGGCGAGCACGGCGGCAAGGTCGTGCACAGCGGCTCCCTGAAGGAGCTGCTCGCCAACGACGAGTCCATGACGGGCCAGTATCTGTCGGGCAAGAAGGAGATCCCCGTCCCCGACGTGCGCCGCCCCGCCGACCCGAGCCGTCAGCTCACGGTCCACGGCGCCCGGGAGAACAACCTCCAGGACATCGACGTCTCCTTCCCCCTCGGTGTGCTCACGGCCGTCACGGGCGTCTCCGGCTCCGGCAAGTCGACCCTCGTGAACGACATCCTGTACACCCACCTCGCCCGCGAGCTGAACGGCGCGAGGTCGGTCCCCGGCCGCCACACGCGCGTGGAGGGCGACGACCTCGTCGACAAGGTCGTCCACGTCGACCAGTCGCCCATCGGCCGCACCCCCCGGTCGAACCCGGCGACGTACACCGGCGTCTTCGACCACGTCCGCAAGCTCTTCGCGGAGACCACGGAGGCCAAGGTCCGCGGCTACCTCCCCGGCCGCTTCTCGTTCAACGTGAAGGGCGGCCGCTGCGAGAACTGCTCCGGCGACGGCACCATCAAGATCGAGATGAACTTCCTCCCGGACGTGTACGTCCCGTGCGAGGTCTGCCACGGCGCGCGGTACAACCGCGAGACGCTCGACGTGCACTACAAGGGCAAGTCCATCGCCGAGGTCCTCGACATGCCCATCGAGGAGGCGCTCGACTTCTTCGAGGCGGTCCCCGGCATCGCCCGCCATCTGAGGACCCTCCACGAGGTGGGCCTCGGCTATGTCCGCCTCGGCCAGTCCGCGCCCACGCTCTCCGGAGGTGAGGCGCAGCGCGTCAAGCTGGCGAGCGAGCTGCAGAAGCGCTCCACGGGCCGCACGGTCTACGTCCTGGACGAGCCGACCACCGGTCTGCACTTCGAGGACATCAGCAAGCTCATCAAGGTCCTGTCCGGCCTCGTCGACAAGGGCAACACGGTCATCGTCATCGAGCACAACCTCGACGTGATCAAGACGGCCGACTGGGTCGTCGACATGGGCCCCGAGGGTGGCAGCGGCGGCGGCCTCGTCGTCGCCGAAGGCACCCCCGAGCAGGTCGCCGGAGTGCCCGCGAGCCACACGGGCAAGTTCCTGCGGGACATCGTCGCCGCCGACCGCATCAGCGACGCGAGTCCGTCTCCGGCGCGGCGCACGAGGAAGAAGGCGGCCGTGGCGGCCACCTCCGCCCCCGCGAAGAAGACGGCGACCGCCAGGACGGCCAAGACCGCCGCCGCGAAGAAGGCGACGGCCTCCACCACGAAGGCCTCCACCAAGGCCAGCACCGAGAAGGCGACCGCCAAAAAGGCCCCTGCCAAGAAGGCCACGGCCAAGAAGACCGTCACCAAGAAGGCGGTCGCGAAGAAGGCACCCGCGAAGAAGGCGGCGAGCCGCAAGGCCTGA
- a CDS encoding helix-turn-helix transcriptional regulator has product MSDNELGAFLRTRREAVTPTEVGLPSGPRRRTPGLRRSEVATLAGISVEYLTRLEQGRDRNPSAQVLGALADTLRLTIEERIHLRRLEKASGGADDPCCSAAPPPAREVRPTVRAVVDRLEPTPAVLLNRLSDIIAYTTGYERVARPLGLLDGDRPNLLRFVFTDERARTAFPEWERVADEQIAHLRSESPMIDPHVMQLVDELTVLAGAPFADRAHAVPDVPRRSGVQRLSHPQVGSLRLAYESLALPDVDGQRLLVHLPADDATSAALDRLNGRQPGGLRAVSG; this is encoded by the coding sequence GTGAGCGACAACGAGTTGGGCGCCTTCCTGCGCACACGCCGTGAAGCCGTCACTCCCACGGAGGTCGGCCTGCCGAGCGGGCCGCGCCGGCGCACCCCCGGACTGCGCCGCTCCGAGGTCGCAACGCTCGCGGGCATCAGCGTCGAGTACCTCACCCGCCTCGAACAGGGCCGCGACCGCAACCCGTCCGCGCAGGTGCTCGGCGCGCTCGCGGACACGCTGCGCCTGACCATCGAGGAGCGCATCCACCTGCGCCGCCTGGAGAAGGCCAGCGGCGGCGCCGACGACCCGTGCTGCTCGGCGGCCCCGCCCCCGGCCCGGGAGGTGCGCCCGACCGTGCGGGCCGTCGTCGACCGCCTGGAGCCCACCCCGGCCGTGCTGCTCAACCGGCTCAGCGACATCATCGCGTACACGACGGGTTACGAACGCGTCGCCCGTCCGCTGGGGCTCCTCGACGGCGACCGGCCCAACCTGCTGCGGTTCGTCTTCACCGACGAGCGGGCCCGCACCGCCTTCCCCGAGTGGGAGCGCGTCGCCGACGAGCAGATCGCGCACCTCAGAAGCGAATCGCCGATGATCGACCCCCATGTGATGCAGCTCGTGGACGAGTTGACGGTCCTCGCCGGAGCGCCGTTCGCCGATCGCGCCCACGCCGTGCCCGATGTGCCGCGCCGCAGCGGCGTGCAGCGCCTCAGCCATCCGCAGGTGGGTAGCCTGCGTCTCGCGTACGAGTCGCTCGCCCTGCCCGACGTCGACGGGCAGCGCCTCCTGGTGCACCTCCCGGCCGACGACGCCACGTCGGCCGCGCTCGACCGGCTGAACGGCCGCCAGCCGGGCGGCCTGCGCGCGGTCAGCGGCTGA
- a CDS encoding MFS transporter: MPRLAAASLAGTAIEFYDFFVYGTAAALVLGPLFFPTFSPLAGTLAAFATFGVGFVARPLGSVVFGHVGDRHGRRPVLVISLLMTGLATVAVGCVPTYESIGAAAPLLLLVLRFVQGVGLGGEWGGAVLLAAEHAPAERRGLWASFPQIGPAIGFLFANGITLGLSVTLTEAQFASWGWRIPFWVAGLLAAAGLALRASLEESPDFLGVREPARVPLAEVARGHWRLVLLTAGALAVGYAVFYAVTTWSLAYGVERLGVSRTVMLVCVMAAVVAMGALTPVSAHLGDRYGRRPLCLLGCAAIVLWMFPMVALLATGEPLLMFLGFLVALLAFTTMFGVVAAYLPELYEPRVRCTGAAVGYNLAGVLGGALTPLVATAAARGTGTPWGVAAYLTAVAVLSLGCFALLPETRPAGRAVPVTG, translated from the coding sequence CTGCCGCGGCTCGCCGCCGCCTCGCTCGCGGGGACCGCCATCGAGTTCTACGACTTCTTCGTCTACGGCACCGCGGCCGCGCTCGTGCTCGGGCCGCTGTTCTTCCCGACGTTCTCGCCCCTGGCGGGCACGCTCGCCGCGTTCGCGACGTTCGGGGTCGGCTTCGTGGCCCGGCCGCTGGGGTCCGTCGTCTTCGGGCACGTCGGCGACCGGCACGGCCGGCGGCCCGTCCTGGTGATCTCCCTGCTCATGACGGGCCTCGCCACCGTCGCCGTCGGCTGCGTACCGACGTACGAGTCGATCGGCGCCGCCGCTCCCCTGCTGCTGCTCGTCCTGCGGTTCGTGCAGGGTGTGGGTCTCGGCGGCGAGTGGGGCGGTGCGGTGCTCCTGGCGGCCGAGCACGCGCCCGCCGAGCGGCGCGGGCTGTGGGCGAGCTTTCCGCAGATCGGCCCCGCGATCGGCTTCCTGTTCGCCAACGGCATCACCCTGGGGCTCTCGGTGACGCTCACGGAGGCGCAGTTCGCGTCCTGGGGGTGGCGGATTCCGTTCTGGGTGGCGGGGCTGCTCGCGGCGGCCGGGCTCGCGCTGCGCGCCTCCCTGGAGGAGAGCCCGGACTTCCTCGGCGTGCGCGAGCCCGCGCGCGTGCCGCTCGCCGAGGTGGCGCGCGGCCACTGGCGGCTCGTCCTGCTCACGGCGGGTGCCCTCGCGGTCGGGTACGCGGTGTTCTACGCCGTGACGACGTGGTCGCTGGCCTACGGCGTGGAACGGCTCGGCGTGAGCCGCACGGTGATGTTGGTGTGCGTGATGGCGGCCGTCGTCGCCATGGGGGCGCTGACGCCCGTGTCGGCGCACCTGGGCGACCGCTACGGGCGGCGTCCGCTGTGTCTGCTCGGGTGCGCGGCGATCGTCCTGTGGATGTTCCCGATGGTGGCGCTCCTGGCGACGGGCGAGCCGCTGCTGATGTTCCTCGGCTTCCTGGTGGCCCTGCTCGCGTTCACGACCATGTTCGGGGTGGTCGCGGCCTATCTGCCGGAGCTGTACGAGCCCCGTGTGCGCTGCACGGGGGCCGCGGTGGGCTACAACCTCGCCGGGGTGCTCGGCGGCGCCCTGACGCCGCTCGTGGCGACGGCGGCGGCCCGCGGCACGGGCACGCCCTGGGGCGTGGCGGCGTATCTGACGGCCGTGGCGGTGCTGAGCCTCGGCTGCTTCGCGCTGCTGCCGGAGACGCGGCCCGCGGGCCGGGCGGTGCCGGTCACCGGGTGA